From a single Lactococcus allomyrinae genomic region:
- a CDS encoding potassium-transporting ATPase subunit KdpA, with protein sequence MLQSVFVLVIGVCLMLPTGKYLYHIATGQRTFADSVMNRVDALIYKCIGVKKQGMTWKKYAIALVLTNAVMAFWGYLILRVQALPIFNPNGISAMEQSLSFNTVISFITNTNLQDYAGESALSYLSQMVVITFMMFTSAASGFAAAMAFIRGLSGKFQDMGNFYVDFVRIITRVLLPFSIIGALILISQGVPQTLMHTLTVTTLEGKFQDIAMGPVAALEIIKHLGTNGGGFFGANSAMPFENPNVLTNLVEMLSMMLLPGSILVAFGHMVADNQSVLTERSEKLSVNDKTQKIKKVWLGRQARPIFIVMSVLFIAGLIVILWVESKGNPILQHIGLSQSMGNMEGKETRFGVTMSGLFTEITTAFTTGSVNNMHDTLMPLSGGVALVNMMFNVIFGGKGVGLMNMILYVILAVFICGLMIGRTPVYLGKKIEGTEMKLTAMGIIVHPFLILSFSALAVSLAAGVAGVSNPGFHGLSQIIYQYTSSSANNGSGFEGLKDNTAFWNITTGFAMFFGRYVTMIIQLAIAGSLMMKKPVNESQGTLKTDTGTFTIVLFVIVIVISALTFLPTLVLGPIAESLTL encoded by the coding sequence TTTTGTTTTAGTAATTGGGGTTTGTTTAATGCTCCCTACAGGAAAATATCTTTATCATATTGCAACGGGACAACGCACCTTTGCTGATTCAGTGATGAATCGTGTGGATGCGCTGATTTATAAGTGCATCGGGGTAAAAAAACAAGGGATGACTTGGAAAAAATATGCAATTGCATTAGTTTTGACCAATGCGGTAATGGCTTTTTGGGGTTACTTGATTTTACGGGTGCAGGCTTTGCCTATTTTTAATCCAAATGGAATTTCGGCGATGGAGCAAAGTTTGAGCTTTAATACTGTAATTTCTTTTATCACCAATACTAACTTGCAAGACTATGCTGGAGAGTCAGCTTTGTCTTATTTAAGCCAGATGGTTGTGATTACTTTTATGATGTTTACATCAGCTGCATCAGGTTTTGCGGCTGCAATGGCATTTATTCGTGGTTTGTCGGGCAAATTTCAAGATATGGGAAATTTCTATGTTGATTTTGTTCGGATTATTACGCGCGTTCTTTTACCTTTTTCAATCATCGGCGCATTGATTCTTATCTCACAAGGAGTTCCTCAAACGCTCATGCACACTTTGACAGTGACAACTTTGGAAGGAAAATTTCAAGATATTGCGATGGGGCCTGTTGCAGCGCTTGAAATTATCAAGCATTTGGGAACGAATGGTGGTGGATTCTTCGGGGCAAATTCAGCTATGCCTTTTGAAAATCCAAATGTGCTTACTAATCTTGTTGAAATGCTGTCAATGATGCTTTTACCTGGTTCAATCCTTGTTGCTTTCGGACATATGGTTGCGGATAATCAATCTGTGCTGACAGAACGTTCTGAAAAGCTGTCAGTAAATGACAAAACTCAAAAAATTAAAAAAGTTTGGCTCGGAAGACAAGCACGCCCGATTTTTATTGTCATGAGTGTATTGTTTATCGCTGGTCTTATTGTTATTCTCTGGGTAGAGTCTAAAGGAAATCCTATTTTACAGCATATTGGTCTTAGTCAGTCTATGGGCAATATGGAGGGAAAAGAAACACGATTTGGTGTGACAATGTCGGGACTTTTTACTGAAATTACAACAGCATTTACAACAGGCTCAGTCAATAATATGCATGATACATTGATGCCATTGAGTGGTGGTGTTGCTCTAGTAAATATGATGTTTAATGTCATTTTCGGAGGTAAAGGTGTTGGATTGATGAACATGATTTTATACGTTATCTTGGCTGTCTTTATCTGCGGTTTGATGATTGGGCGCACACCTGTATATCTTGGGAAAAAAATTGAGGGAACAGAGATGAAGCTGACTGCAATGGGAATCATTGTGCATCCGTTTCTCATTTTAAGTTTTTCGGCACTGGCTGTTTCACTTGCCGCAGGTGTTGCGGGAGTGAGCAATCCGGGCTTTCACGGTTTGTCACAAATTATCTATCAATATACTTCATCATCAGCTAATAATGGGTCAGGTTTTGAAGGTCTGAAGGATAATACTGCATTTTGGAATATCACAACAGGATTTGCCATGTTCTTTGGACGGTATGTGACTATGATTATTCAACTTGCAATCGCTGGTTCATTGATGATGAAAAAACCAGTCAATGAATCACAAGGAACGCTAAAAACAGACACAGGCACTTTTACCATTGTGCTATTTGTCATTGTCATTGTGATTTCAGCTTTAACTTTTTTACCAACTTTAGTTTTAGGGCCGATTGCTGAATCTTTAACTTTGTGA
- a CDS encoding K(+)-transporting ATPase subunit C: MKKSLTEIKTPFLTTFVFIVICGLFYPLLMTGLGQTLFPHQANGSQVIADGKVIGSSLIGQEFTAPQYMKGRPSAVNYNTYTAKEKEKGIYTGVSSGSQNLAPSNPALQYRVEKDQAAFLKANPTITKSQIPTDLLTASGSGLDPDISPESALVQVPELSKTTGLSESKLKEIVRKNTQNKLLGFLGEKTVNVLSVNIDIAKLLSQNQ, translated from the coding sequence ATGAAAAAATCACTTACAGAAATAAAAACACCATTCTTAACTACATTCGTGTTCATTGTTATTTGCGGTCTATTCTATCCATTGCTTATGACAGGATTAGGTCAAACACTCTTTCCCCATCAAGCTAATGGCAGTCAAGTTATTGCTGACGGAAAAGTTATAGGTTCGTCATTAATCGGACAGGAATTCACAGCGCCACAATATATGAAAGGACGCCCTTCTGCTGTAAATTACAATACCTATACCGCCAAAGAAAAAGAAAAAGGAATCTACACAGGAGTGTCATCAGGTTCTCAAAATCTTGCTCCAAGCAATCCAGCACTTCAATACCGTGTTGAAAAAGATCAAGCTGCGTTTCTCAAGGCAAATCCGACAATAACAAAATCACAAATTCCGACGGATTTACTGACCGCTTCTGGTTCAGGCTTAGACCCAGACATTAGTCCAGAAAGCGCGCTTGTTCAAGTACCAGAGCTATCGAAAACAACAGGATTAAGTGAAAGTAAATTAAAAGAAATTGTCAGAAAAAATACTCAAAATAAATTACTCGGATTTCTTGGAGAAAAAACAGTAAATGTTCTATCTGTCAACATTGATATAGCGAAGCTCTTATCCCAAAATCAATAA
- a CDS encoding LPXTG cell wall anchor domain-containing protein, with product MPSDPKPSIPTSPSKKDTHKNKSIDKKVENKKLPTTGDSPSEFLLVLGGTLIVISLGVLLFRKIQARFINK from the coding sequence TTGCCATCTGATCCAAAGCCATCTATCCCTACCTCTCCCTCAAAAAAGGATACTCATAAAAACAAGAGTATAGATAAAAAAGTTGAAAATAAAAAATTACCTACTACTGGAGATTCTCCTTCTGAATTTCTTTTGGTCCTTGGTGGTACTTTGATAGTTATTAGTTTGGGGGTACTGTTATTTAGAAAAATACAAGCACGATTTATTAATAAATAA
- a CDS encoding ArsC/Spx/MgsR family protein has translation MSDEVIKVYYSVGRKSATVRKLEKWFQMHQMEYQLLTFGSLTQKELLNILYLTDQGFSDIIRSKIKNPSLNKLLNQAIDKYTVPEMLDFLLEHHYLLKSPIAIKDHKLQIGYNEEELRQFIHRERRIVEQRYHFSQ, from the coding sequence ATGAGCGACGAAGTGATAAAAGTCTATTATTCAGTAGGAAGAAAAAGTGCCACTGTCAGAAAATTAGAAAAGTGGTTTCAGATGCATCAAATGGAATATCAGCTATTAACCTTTGGCTCTCTGACCCAAAAAGAATTGCTTAATATTTTATATTTAACAGATCAAGGATTTTCAGATATCATAAGATCAAAAATAAAAAATCCAAGCCTTAATAAACTTTTGAATCAAGCAATTGATAAATATACTGTGCCGGAAATGCTTGACTTTTTGTTGGAACATCATTATTTATTAAAAAGTCCAATTGCAATTAAAGACCACAAACTCCAAATAGGATATAACGAAGAAGAATTGCGCCAATTCATTCATCGAGAGCGTAGAATAGTAGAACAACGCTATCATTTCAGTCAGTAA
- a CDS encoding SpaH/EbpB family LPXTG-anchored major pilin yields the protein MKKTLKQAIFSRMMASSTILILASGAAVPAFQAYATTDSASNLSTNPVADSTSDRSLTITKYQITEANQSGINGDGTGGTVNLPLLQGVEFKIQRVLPVKDGAQLVNPALQHEGTDYTIDSSFTAQTGTTGSDGKVKFDLGTGTDNDGIYLVTEVDDSGAIDPTTGKPVTVVSPAAPFFAYIPQTNRGTQSGLIYDVQAQPKNQIIDDIHPVKNVGTEDGKTDSLVAGNNFNWYLKTDIPAGLYSTATKDTSLQVRDKAGNAVYYADGTPVTVAIKAGDPLYYSASDAFAAAGGVPIYSNGSSTALTVADLAPSSLYTITDQMSNQLTVNSQKMQYQDASGAWVDLESSDYTYATTGKTTLTFELTESGLAKVAASKTAGGTPQIRAVVNTKVDANWDGVIENNFTATYQTPTEAATPTTPPVNPPVTPPVTPPVTPPVPPTDVTPPPGETPKYFDGGFDIVKEDASTKAELAGAEFMIATSEDNANAGKYLASDGNSYTTADTLPSGVSFLTSTSDSNGHAAFDGLPLVFNDGNGNGILDWTDSNSNGIIDPGELSDGDTVQSDYWVVETKAPTGYELLKTPQKVTVNDTTSNDSTIELTVADQKSTDLPFTGGAGQVLLVTLALGSIGIGTAIIVARKKRQSKEA from the coding sequence ATGAAAAAAACACTTAAGCAAGCAATTTTTTCAAGAATGATGGCTAGTTCTACAATTCTTATTCTTGCGAGCGGAGCTGCAGTACCAGCATTTCAGGCATATGCTACGACGGACAGTGCCTCAAATCTTTCCACTAATCCCGTCGCAGATTCTACAAGCGACCGTTCATTGACTATTACCAAATATCAAATTACGGAAGCTAACCAATCTGGCATTAATGGAGATGGAACTGGCGGTACAGTAAATCTTCCATTACTTCAAGGAGTTGAGTTTAAAATTCAACGTGTTTTGCCAGTAAAAGACGGTGCACAATTAGTTAATCCTGCACTTCAACATGAAGGAACAGACTATACGATTGATTCTAGCTTTACAGCACAAACAGGAACAACAGGTTCAGACGGTAAAGTCAAATTTGATTTAGGAACAGGCACTGACAATGATGGAATCTATCTTGTGACAGAGGTTGATGATTCAGGAGCTATTGATCCTACAACAGGGAAACCTGTTACAGTTGTGAGTCCAGCTGCACCTTTCTTTGCTTATATTCCACAAACAAATCGCGGAACACAATCAGGACTTATTTATGATGTCCAAGCTCAACCTAAAAACCAAATTATTGACGATATTCATCCCGTCAAAAATGTTGGAACAGAGGATGGTAAAACAGATTCATTAGTAGCAGGAAATAACTTTAACTGGTATCTAAAAACAGATATTCCTGCAGGTCTTTATTCAACAGCAACGAAAGATACTTCTTTGCAAGTACGAGATAAAGCTGGAAATGCTGTTTACTACGCGGATGGTACTCCTGTAACGGTTGCAATCAAAGCAGGAGATCCACTTTATTATTCAGCATCAGATGCTTTTGCAGCAGCAGGTGGTGTGCCTATTTACTCGAATGGTTCAAGCACGGCTCTTACAGTAGCTGATTTAGCTCCTTCAAGCCTATATACAATTACTGACCAGATGTCTAATCAACTAACGGTCAACTCACAAAAAATGCAATATCAAGATGCCTCTGGTGCATGGGTTGATTTAGAATCTAGCGACTATACTTATGCAACTACGGGTAAAACAACCCTTACATTCGAATTAACAGAATCAGGACTTGCTAAAGTAGCAGCTTCAAAAACAGCAGGCGGCACACCTCAAATTCGTGCGGTTGTTAACACTAAGGTTGATGCAAATTGGGATGGGGTCATTGAAAATAACTTCACAGCAACTTATCAAACCCCTACAGAAGCAGCAACTCCAACAACCCCTCCAGTTAATCCCCCAGTAACACCACCGGTTACCCCTCCAGTTACCCCTCCAGTCCCACCTACTGATGTTACTCCACCACCAGGAGAAACGCCTAAATATTTTGATGGCGGTTTTGATATTGTAAAAGAAGATGCTTCCACTAAAGCTGAACTTGCTGGTGCTGAATTCATGATTGCCACGAGTGAAGATAATGCAAATGCAGGAAAATATCTTGCATCTGATGGTAATTCTTATACAACAGCAGATACATTACCAAGTGGTGTAAGTTTCTTGACCTCTACATCTGATAGTAATGGACACGCAGCTTTTGATGGATTACCTTTGGTCTTTAATGACGGCAACGGCAATGGTATTCTTGACTGGACAGACAGCAACAGTAATGGAATCATTGACCCAGGAGAACTTTCAGATGGAGACACTGTTCAATCTGATTACTGGGTTGTTGAAACAAAAGCTCCAACAGGATATGAACTTTTAAAAACTCCGCAAAAAGTGACAGTTAATGACACAACATCGAATGATTCAACAATAGAATTAACAGTCGCAGACCAAAAATCAACAGATTTACCATTTACAGGTGGAGCAGGACAAGTATTACTCGTAACTCTTGCACTTGGTTCAATTGGTATTGGTACAGCGATTATTGTAGCGCGTAAAAAACGTCAATCAAAGGAAGCATAA
- a CDS encoding prealbumin-like fold domain-containing protein: MKKKVGTFVGMLILLFTALFPAANVFAVGTLNVDVNVSSMMSSTLSGQDALYRMDFKVTGINTTYNNAKLTVNVPTGFSLDTTNMPLNSIAINGVTPVYDTTTNTLTYNLGTVSSGLDYSLVLKVATTNGSTPNGTSLTLAAKFTADNFDGNATDNASVTVTASNTISTSKTAASITDSSGKTISRPPATNDLINWQIKVADINKTTGLLYLKEGSNIVVVDTLPDGLTYVSDDSGGVYNASNNTVTWTFGAPTIAQQQAATGDLYNKTINVKTMISSTTNFSKLTNSVKATATDLNGTPVTNTSSASVSMGLSDPSAPEVPSGNIWALQHGANAAAGFYQTQWTQGSNPDPTLYNDQTWATAFNIRDNAANSQTKDMTSYVAYYSIDPHLNLSSLYVPSYVLAYDAANNPSTAMVGAQHPNMDIYITVNGTEYKAVTNATDLTTYQMSAIFTQLGLPQDSHVSNVRYNYNYAPAGMYASNMALNFTIQSGYVGKVTNTVVYKISGYNAAGQPVTIDTTSNSTNPSNAVGARTAEIVARPVPSPPVATSKISFDTNNNGVVNLGANRVTGNFGNINTSTSNMNGPFTAVVILPKGVTINTANPSYQLKSAIGNSWDSATTDGNNANGTVKILSTNYNSTGQEQILISWTSDSILQPGQALWYGFNVNIDSTASSPIQLYTFGSSSDTNLTVPTAPSKITDSFLLIDNGSDDIAKTADINNNGSSTDKLVKSGNQYTVLSNYGLNVQKQVQGNLDSGYSTFGHVSPGGIINYKIALTTRNPNQTLTNFVFVDVLPSVGDLGITDNAARGSQFTPILTGPISLPSSWNSHVTVYYSTAKNPSRSDLTANVVYPDTTTQLTDPSGVQTANWQTASQVTDWSQIHSYMIKQNTGDTWSNISNLIYTFTMQAPTVAQLISAGETNALATNVSGDPTSNPTNRAAWNSFAYQENTSQVIEPIKVGVAMENYTGDVYLLKFETGTTVDTDSDGKPDIDSNYHLTKGNPLAGAVFDLVDASGKTVGTATTDQYGQIHFSNVWYGDYTLVETKAPAGYELLKKPIPVTVSSSNNGVTVAFAGDSPQTILPSTGGDGSNQVPLIVASSLGLVGLITVGAGYLIQNKRKKGEENDVIE, translated from the coding sequence GTGAAGAAAAAAGTAGGTACTTTTGTAGGAATGTTGATACTTCTTTTTACAGCACTGTTTCCAGCCGCTAATGTATTTGCTGTAGGAACATTGAACGTAGATGTTAATGTCTCGAGTATGATGAGTTCTACATTATCTGGGCAAGATGCCCTATATCGTATGGATTTCAAAGTAACAGGGATTAATACGACGTATAATAATGCTAAATTAACAGTCAATGTTCCAACAGGTTTTAGTTTAGATACTACCAATATGCCTTTAAATAGTATTGCGATTAATGGAGTAACACCTGTTTATGATACTACAACTAATACTTTAACCTATAATTTAGGGACGGTTAGTTCTGGATTAGATTATTCTTTGGTCTTAAAAGTAGCAACGACTAATGGTTCTACTCCGAATGGAACGTCACTAACATTAGCTGCTAAGTTTACTGCAGATAATTTTGATGGAAATGCAACCGACAATGCATCAGTGACAGTTACTGCATCTAATACAATCAGTACATCTAAAACAGCGGCTTCAATTACAGATTCAAGTGGTAAAACTATCTCACGTCCTCCTGCAACCAATGACCTCATTAATTGGCAGATTAAAGTTGCAGATATTAATAAAACAACGGGTTTATTGTATCTTAAAGAAGGATCTAATATTGTAGTGGTAGACACTCTTCCAGATGGATTGACTTATGTTAGTGATGATTCTGGTGGTGTGTATAATGCTTCGAATAATACAGTTACTTGGACTTTTGGAGCACCAACCATTGCTCAACAACAAGCAGCAACAGGAGATTTATATAATAAGACAATCAATGTAAAAACGATGATATCTAGCACAACTAATTTCTCAAAACTGACTAATAGTGTGAAAGCAACTGCGACAGACCTGAATGGAACCCCCGTAACAAATACTTCATCAGCATCGGTTAGTATGGGATTAAGCGATCCGTCTGCTCCAGAAGTACCTTCAGGAAATATTTGGGCGTTGCAACATGGTGCAAATGCAGCTGCTGGTTTTTATCAAACACAGTGGACTCAAGGATCAAATCCAGATCCAACGCTTTATAATGATCAAACTTGGGCGACAGCTTTTAATATTCGAGATAATGCGGCTAATAGTCAAACTAAAGATATGACTTCATATGTGGCTTACTATTCAATCGACCCACATTTGAACTTAAGTTCTTTGTATGTTCCAAGTTATGTCTTAGCTTACGATGCAGCTAACAACCCGAGCACGGCTATGGTTGGTGCGCAGCATCCTAATATGGATATTTATATTACAGTAAATGGGACAGAATACAAAGCAGTCACTAATGCGACAGATTTAACAACTTACCAGATGAGTGCAATCTTTACTCAATTGGGATTACCTCAAGATAGCCATGTTTCTAATGTGAGATATAACTACAATTATGCTCCCGCAGGAATGTATGCGAGTAATATGGCATTAAATTTCACGATACAAAGTGGTTATGTGGGGAAAGTCACAAATACTGTGGTTTATAAAATATCGGGTTATAACGCTGCAGGTCAACCAGTAACCATTGATACTACATCTAATTCTACAAACCCTAGTAATGCTGTTGGAGCAAGAACAGCAGAAATAGTTGCTCGTCCAGTGCCGAGTCCTCCAGTGGCAACTTCCAAGATTAGTTTCGACACAAATAATAATGGGGTGGTAAATCTAGGGGCTAATCGTGTGACAGGTAATTTTGGAAATATCAACACATCAACTTCAAATATGAACGGCCCATTTACAGCAGTGGTTATCTTACCTAAGGGTGTAACAATTAACACGGCAAATCCTAGCTATCAGCTAAAGAGTGCGATTGGTAACTCATGGGATAGCGCAACGACAGATGGAAATAATGCTAATGGTACTGTTAAAATACTTTCTACAAATTATAACAGTACAGGGCAGGAACAAATTTTAATTAGTTGGACAAGTGATAGTATTTTACAACCAGGCCAAGCTCTATGGTACGGCTTTAATGTAAACATAGACAGTACAGCCTCCTCCCCTATCCAACTCTATACTTTTGGGTCATCAAGTGATACAAACCTTACAGTTCCTACTGCTCCAAGCAAAATAACGGATTCGTTCTTGTTGATAGATAACGGTTCAGATGATATTGCAAAAACAGCAGATATCAATAATAATGGTAGCAGTACAGATAAGTTGGTTAAATCAGGCAATCAATATACGGTATTGAGTAACTATGGTTTAAATGTTCAAAAGCAAGTACAGGGGAATTTGGATTCAGGATATTCTACCTTTGGTCATGTTTCACCTGGTGGGATAATTAATTATAAAATAGCATTAACTACACGTAATCCAAATCAGACACTTACGAACTTTGTCTTTGTAGATGTACTTCCATCTGTGGGAGATTTAGGGATTACGGACAATGCTGCTCGAGGTTCTCAATTTACTCCTATTTTGACGGGACCTATTAGTTTACCTAGTTCTTGGAATAGTCATGTTACAGTTTATTATTCTACAGCTAAGAATCCATCTCGTTCAGATTTAACGGCTAATGTGGTCTATCCTGATACAACGACTCAATTGACAGATCCGAGTGGAGTTCAGACAGCTAATTGGCAAACTGCTAGTCAAGTAACGGATTGGTCTCAAATTCATAGCTATATGATTAAACAAAACACTGGGGATACGTGGAGTAATATTTCTAATTTGATTTATACTTTCACGATGCAAGCTCCAACAGTGGCTCAACTTATCTCAGCAGGAGAAACAAATGCTCTTGCAACTAATGTGTCAGGAGACCCTACAAGCAATCCAACAAATCGGGCAGCTTGGAATTCCTTTGCTTATCAAGAAAATACTTCCCAAGTTATTGAACCAATCAAAGTTGGGGTTGCAATGGAAAACTATACAGGTGATGTATACTTGCTTAAATTTGAAACAGGTACAACTGTGGATACAGATAGTGATGGAAAACCAGATATTGACTCTAATTATCATTTGACTAAGGGAAATCCTTTGGCTGGTGCAGTCTTTGATTTGGTTGATGCGAGCGGAAAAACAGTAGGAACTGCAACAACAGACCAATACGGTCAAATTCATTTTAGTAATGTTTGGTATGGAGATTATACTCTTGTAGAAACAAAAGCTCCTGCAGGATATGAACTTTTGAAAAAACCAATTCCTGTTACGGTTTCATCATCAAATAATGGTGTTACAGTAGCATTTGCAGGTGATAGTCCACAAACCATTCTTCCTAGCACAGGAGGTGATGGTTCAAATCAAGTGCCATTAATCGTAGCAAGTAGTTTAGGACTTGTAGGACTGATTACGGTAGGTGCAGGATACCTCATCCAAAACAAGAGAAAGAAAGGAGAGGAAAATGATGTTATTGAATAA
- a CDS encoding pilin N-terminal domain-containing protein codes for MMLLNKIKISTAFKIFLFISFLFFSFVSKNLTFADTSIPDTSLTIVKYKLSESQLQNSNLPKQPTGSILGANEAKDSSGNDLTIMSGVQYQIDEVIPSNDENVPFEIAPNNHSQVITTDDEGQATITLPAGIYRVTELQGAGVQNPAAPVIVQLPMTLQNGQFLNHVYLYPKSSVISAQKETTPLRNKEISNIPQTSGSESSLYPIYIALVIVICAGLYGVFIIKSEHYTK; via the coding sequence ATGATGTTATTGAATAAAATAAAAATTTCAACTGCTTTTAAAATATTCCTATTCATTTCGTTTCTCTTTTTCAGTTTTGTCTCTAAAAACTTGACCTTTGCAGACACATCAATTCCTGATACGTCATTGACAATTGTGAAATATAAACTTTCTGAATCACAGCTTCAAAATTCTAATTTGCCGAAACAGCCAACAGGTTCGATTTTGGGAGCTAATGAAGCTAAAGATTCATCGGGAAATGATTTAACAATAATGTCAGGGGTTCAGTATCAGATTGATGAAGTCATCCCAAGTAATGATGAGAATGTACCGTTTGAAATTGCTCCTAACAATCATTCTCAAGTGATTACTACAGATGATGAGGGACAAGCAACGATTACGCTTCCAGCAGGAATCTATAGAGTAACAGAACTTCAAGGAGCAGGGGTTCAGAATCCTGCAGCTCCTGTTATCGTTCAACTTCCAATGACTCTACAAAATGGTCAGTTTTTGAATCACGTTTATCTCTATCCAAAATCTAGTGTCATATCTGCTCAAAAAGAAACAACACCTTTAAGAAATAAAGAGATAAGTAACATTCCGCAAACTTCTGGAAGTGAAAGTTCTTTATATCCTATTTATATTGCTTTAGTCATAGTGATTTGTGCAGGATTATATGGTGTATTTATAATCAAATCTGAACATTACACTAAATAA
- a CDS encoding class C sortase: protein MRKKKIPVLLIAAIVFIFVGIGALVYPIVGDYFANQQRSTAVAHYDNRLEKISKSDIEQKLKDAQEYNDNIFAQQQGEIAPYPNIKYKNTINLDGVMATLDIPAIDIKNMPVFHGTNELTLNDGLGHFQPSSVPIGGKNTRAVIAGHSGLQNQVLFTNVRNLQVGDIFYINVLKKKLAYQIQSMDEVLPSQVDKVKIIPGKDMVTLVTCTPPGINTYRLLVNGVRIPYSKAQKAKVTHRDLFSYTKVVIASLSLCALLFIVILILYRVLKGQYNQAVKMMNHGNIETSEKRLRRLFKAVKILFITLIIVMVGVLGFAIYGYTQIQHQRQMNSIDVGKTEQLSNYNLDKINRANYTESDVTSVGIGNYAEAKINFNQTVNDWGVGKIVIPSQQINLPILAGMNNDNLLNGAATYSVQQQLGKGNYVLLAHNIPNNKGESSPVLLGKINKLKKGDVIYASDFKNVYVYKVTTNQVVKETETQYIEQPQDRGGEAVITLIRCEGGMGTQFRRVVQGDLVKKESISQLNNQDLKALGMSRMASKLSSEIYTGPSYSSITVLGMKIAAAIINNPMQTLIPIVLLLMVPILFLNLL, encoded by the coding sequence ATGAGAAAGAAAAAAATTCCAGTATTGTTAATTGCCGCAATTGTCTTTATTTTTGTTGGTATTGGTGCATTAGTGTATCCTATTGTAGGAGATTATTTTGCGAATCAACAGCGTTCAACAGCTGTTGCTCATTATGATAATCGATTAGAAAAAATTTCTAAATCAGATATTGAACAGAAATTAAAGGATGCTCAAGAATATAATGATAATATTTTTGCTCAGCAGCAAGGTGAAATCGCACCTTATCCTAATATTAAGTATAAAAACACAATTAATCTTGATGGAGTTATGGCAACACTAGATATTCCAGCGATTGATATTAAAAATATGCCTGTTTTTCATGGTACGAATGAGTTGACTTTGAATGATGGATTGGGGCATTTTCAGCCTTCATCAGTTCCGATTGGAGGAAAGAATACCCGTGCTGTTATTGCAGGACACTCTGGGTTACAAAATCAGGTATTATTCACAAATGTACGAAATCTTCAGGTAGGAGATATTTTTTATATTAATGTTTTAAAGAAAAAATTGGCCTATCAGATTCAATCTATGGATGAAGTTCTCCCTTCTCAGGTAGATAAAGTCAAGATTATTCCTGGTAAAGATATGGTTACTTTGGTTACTTGTACTCCGCCAGGAATCAATACTTATCGTCTTTTGGTAAATGGAGTTCGTATCCCATATAGTAAAGCCCAAAAAGCAAAAGTAACTCATAGAGATTTGTTCAGCTATACTAAGGTGGTTATTGCTTCACTGAGTCTTTGTGCCCTTTTATTTATTGTTATTTTGATTTTATACCGTGTATTAAAAGGTCAATATAACCAAGCAGTTAAGATGATGAATCATGGGAATATAGAAACTTCAGAAAAAAGGTTGCGTAGATTATTTAAAGCAGTCAAAATCCTTTTTATCACGCTAATTATCGTGATGGTTGGAGTTTTGGGATTTGCCATTTATGGTTACACACAGATTCAACATCAGAGGCAGATGAATAGTATTGATGTAGGAAAAACAGAACAGCTCTCGAATTATAATTTGGATAAGATTAATCGTGCTAATTATACAGAGTCAGATGTCACATCTGTTGGGATCGGAAATTATGCTGAGGCTAAGATAAATTTTAATCAGACGGTCAATGATTGGGGTGTAGGGAAAATAGTGATTCCTAGTCAACAAATTAATCTTCCAATATTGGCTGGGATGAATAATGATAATTTATTAAATGGTGCAGCTACGTATAGTGTTCAGCAACAGTTGGGAAAGGGAAATTATGTTTTGCTTGCACATAATATTCCTAATAACAAGGGAGAGTCAAGTCCAGTTCTTTTGGGAAAAATCAATAAATTAAAAAAGGGAGATGTGATTTATGCCTCAGATTTCAAAAATGTTTATGTTTATAAAGTTACAACAAATCAGGTCGTTAAGGAGACAGAAACACAATATATTGAACAGCCACAAGATAGGGGAGGTGAGGCGGTGATTACTCTCATTCGTTGTGAAGGTGGAATGGGCACTCAATTTCGTCGTGTTGTTCAGGGAGATTTGGTGAAAAAAGAGTCAATAAGTCAACTAAATAATCAAGACTTAAAGGCTTTGGGTATGAGTAGGATGGCATCTAAGTTATCTAGTGAAATATATACTGGTCCTAGTTATTCGTCAATTACTGTTTTAGGGATGAAGATTGCAGCGGCTATTATTAATAATCCGATGCAAACTCTTATTCCTATTGTGTTACTTTTAATGGTTCCTATTCTTTTTTTAAATTTACTTTGA